In one Lolium rigidum isolate FL_2022 chromosome 3, APGP_CSIRO_Lrig_0.1, whole genome shotgun sequence genomic region, the following are encoded:
- the LOC124700943 gene encoding cytochrome b-c1 complex subunit 7-like, whose product MTSMLASFSQWFVNPRRNPLARIHMLTISSRLKNYGLRYDDLYDPYFDLDIKEALARLPQEVVDARIQRLKRAMDLSMKHQYLPDDLQALQTPFKSYLSDMLALVKKEAAERQALGALPIYERTLP is encoded by the exons ATGACGTCGATGCTGGCCTCCTTCTCGCAGTGGTTCGTGAACCCGCGCCGCAACCCGCTCGCCCGCATCCACATGCTCACCATCTCCTCCCGCCTCAAGAACTACG GTCTGAGGTACGACGATCTGTACGACCCGTACTTCGATCTGGACATCAAGGAGGCGCTCGCGAGGCTGCCCCAGGAGGTCGTCGACGCCCGCATCCAGCGCCTCAAGCGCGCCATGGACCTCTCCATGAAGCACCAGTACCTCCCCGACGACCTCCAG GCACTGCAGACACCATTCAAGAGTTATTTGAGTGACATGCTGGCACTG GTGAAAAAGGAGGCAGCAGAGCGTCAAGCACTGGGAGCGCTTCCCATCTATGAGAGGACCCTTccttga
- the LOC124700944 gene encoding uncharacterized protein LOC124700944, translating to MAVRPWWVVAVARASAAGWQRVACNPETLPPDRVLALLCCGPLHLLLRFAAFLCVPFIPAHRFASPRRRRAQPHRLLLLPPPELLLARYSPPPSSSSSSSSSSDEDDEDDDIEDGDFIRPHVD from the coding sequence ATGGCGGTGCGGCCGTGgtgggtggtggcggtggcgcgggcgtcggcggcgggGTGGCAGCGCGTGGCGTGCAACCCGGAGACGCTCCCGCCCGACCGCGTCCTGGCCCTGCTCTGCTGCGGGCCGCTCCACCTCCTGCTGCGCTTCGCCGCCTTCCTCTGCGTCCCTTTCATCCCCGCCCACCGCTTCGCCTCccctcggcgccgccgcgcgcagCCGCACCGCCTCCTCCTGCTCCCGCCCCCGGAGCTCTTGCTAGCGCGGTACTCCCCTCCcccttcgtcgtcctcctcctcctcctcatcgtccgacgaggatgacgaagacgacgacatcGAGGACGGGGATTTCATTCGCCCTCACGTCGATTGA